A region of the Plasmodium sp. gorilla clade G2 genome assembly, chromosome: 9 genome:
TGTCACAGGTATAGACGAATCaattatcaatatttatgatatgaatgataatataattaagaaCATATTAGACGATccttctatatatttttgtgcaGGTGCTTTgaaaattgaaaatatatatatgcataaacatataaatgttattaaAGGAAATATAGACAGCATTTTTGGCTTGTCAATAAATTTGTTATTTCATTTGCTCACTATTTTGTGATATTCTTAGTAtttgaatttattatatttctgtttattaattttttttttttttttatctgcatatcatatttatttatgatatcatattttgttttatgtaacaatttaaatacaattttatatcattttattataataatataaattctttattttatatgttaatgtttttgttaatttttttatattttaattgttCACACatttgaataaataaataaatatatatattatatatatatatatatatatatatatatatatatatatatatatatacatatacatatatatttttttttttttttttcccatttttttaatatgaaaaaaaataaagtttttatatagactaataaaatatatatccttaTATATCACtgaatatacataaataatttccttttcaacatttcataaatttatatttcttttttctaatGGTGTTGGGTTAATATTAGGTGTACTAGGCGATTTGGATCTTCCTTTAGCTAAAAGATTTTGAAAAAAGCTATGTAATGATTGAtctattttatctttatttaaattgttttcattattttcttctgtatatatattatttttattaacaataacatcaattttatttttatcccATGTTGatacattttcatcattctttttaattttatttatatcattagaTAAATTTGCTAAGAAttcattaaaataaaaatcatctacaatattttcattttgttcgACTATGCTTTTATTTGGTATTGGCTTAGTAATAATTGAATCATATGGTTTATTGAAATTTTCAacaaatgtattttttattgatttatttattaattctatattatcatatccTGATggtatgaatattttttcataatcatTTAAAATTGGTTTCTCGTTAAAAGGAAAGTTATATAATCTatgcataatatatttatacaataattctatatttttaggATTCTCTTTATTGATAGTATTGCAATATATTATAGCCGCATGATAATTTATGGCTAGATTACGTAAATAGGAAATTATGACATCCATATATCCTTGATAGGTTCTATTGTTCAAAATTTCATATCCATCAgatttacaaataataaaaaatattgggaaggttaaatttatttttattaagcGTTCTTTGTCCTGACtaaccatattattattattattattattactaatagtattattattactatcagtaatattatttattttttcgtgTGTGTCCTTTagttcttcatttttatgatcATCTCTTTTTCCCCCCTTTTctaatatgttatttttataatcatatatataattttccattttttcttttaattggTTTAATGTCTTTAAGCTCGTATTAGAATGTATTGcttcaaataaaatatacaaggTATCTATccaattatttatatcagacataatattataaggtTTGTATAAATCTgtacatattaaaataattatattttttacatttttaaaattttttatatttttaatcaaTGAATGAATATAAGATGGATGTTGTAAAATCCATATATGgctattaatttttatatctttcatCTTTCTATTTTCatccatattttttacttttaaacAAGCATAATCTAATGGCAAAACTCTATTCTTATTACAATAAAAAGGGTAATCATTCtgttcatcattatttatacatatttcttGTAATGCTTTGACTAAACATGATTTCCCTACATCCTTATTtccaaatattattatatgactATTTTccaaattttcat
Encoded here:
- a CDS encoding dynein light intermediate chain 2, cytosolic, which produces MKKDNKNFSNSSIGLLKKKSTTKQDISKVNVKHKDKVTIKGKEKENISVLSKKNNINDKKKDINTLNHSTNIKMNEKESLTLNNSIMNIEYDHKNVDINGQVELLNEEMKEKKIELDNINKNDNLHNHSNINHVHISIANKFKREDNMDVLKKDNNEEILSNKLYQEKKDITYKINDLEKKIILDDKSNMKDEDNIDILNKNNFYVSDNDIKHINDGIHIFDNYNGDNDDRYNINNEYNSDSNNTNNIHNDNNSDNSYNSHNSYNSNSYNRHNDDNNDIYITNNDNYTYDYEDQKNVHKNSKDIDEEKPCNIYDNILKRLNIEKNENLENSHIIIFGNKDVGKSCLVKALQEICINNDEQNDYPFYCNKNRVLPLDYACLKVKNMDENRKMKDIKINSHIWILQHPSYIHSLIKNIKNFKNVKNIIILICTDLYKPYNIMSDINNWIDTLYILFEAIHSNTSLKTLNQLKEKMENYIYDYKNNILEKGGKRDDHKNEELKDTHEKINNITDSNNNTISNNNNNNNMVSQDKERLIKINLTFPIFFIICKSDGYEILNNRTYQGYMDVIISYLRNLAINYHAAIIYCNTINKENPKNIELLYKYIMHRLYNFPFNEKPILNDYEKIFIPSGYDNIELINKSIKNTFVENFNKPYDSIITKPIPNKSIVEQNENIVDDFYFNEFLANLSNDINKIKKNDENVSTWDKNKIDVIVNKNNIYTEENNENNLNKDKIDQSLHSFFQNLLAKGRSKSPSTPNINPTPLEKRNINL